The window CGGCGTTTTGATATTTTTATTTTGAGAAAGAGATTGGCGCTGCGCTTGAAGCACACCTTCAATCCCCCTGCCTGGAGGGATACGCGAAGTTGGCCGTCCACGATAGGCTTCCTCGCCAAAGGACGTCACGAATGGAGGGTGCATGATCAACTTCGCCAAGTTCGAGATCATCGGCCGGATCGGCGAAATCGATGCGCGACCGAAAGTCACCCTGCTGTCGGTCTGCGCGAATTACCGCCGTAAGGGTGACGATGACGAATGGCAGGAAGACAGTCACTGGAACCGCGTGAGTGTCTTCAGCGAGGTCCAGCGCAAGCATATCGCCGACCGAGCCCAAGTCGGGGATCTGGTGCGGATTGCCGGGCGGCTCAAGGACAGCTCCTATGAACGCGACGGCGTGACCCATTACACAACCGATCGCATCGTCGAGGAATTCGGTATCCTCGCAGCCAAGGGCATGCCTGGCTGAATTGGCGGAGAGGGGAGGGCGCAACCGGCAGCGGCGCTCCACCACTTTGCAAGGATTAGTTGATGCCCCTAGCTGCTTCCCATCGCGCCAAAGCCATTGTCGAAGCCCTCGGCGGAACGTGGCGCGGGACGCGCGGCGAATGCCGTTGCCCGGCTCATGACGATCATGGCCCCAGCCTGTCAGTGCGCCTGGGCGAACGGGCGATCTTGTTCCACTGCTTTGCTGGCTGCGATACGCGCGACGTTCTGACTGCCCTGCGCCGGCGCAAACTTCACGATGCGGTGCCGCTCACCATGCCGCGCCCGAAGGCGATGGCCGACCATCGCGCTCTCGCGCTTCGGCTATGGAAGGCAAGCCAGCCCATAGCCGGCTCGCCAGCGGCCGATTACCTTGCCGCACGCGGTCTTGCTCCTCCCTATCCGCGTTGTCTGCGCTACAATCCCCGCACCATTGTCGGGGCAGGTGACCAGCGCCGGTTCTTTCCGGCGATGATCGCTGCGGTCGAGAACGATCTGGGCGTCGTGGCCGTCCAGCGGACCTGCCTCGATCTCGCTGACATCTTGCACAAGCCCCTGTCAAAGCCGAAGATTGCCCTTGGCCTGCTTGGCAACGCGGCCATCCGTCTGGCGCCGGCCGGAGAGGAGCTTGGCCTTGCTGAGGGCATCGAGGACGCCCTTTCGGCAATGGCCTGGTTCGGAACGCCAACTTGGGCGCTGGGCGGGGTCGAACGCCTTGGACTCGTCGCCATCCCCGAACGGGTCAAACGCATCATCGTCTATGGTGATCGCGGTGCCGCCGCTGCCGCCATGCTCAAAAAAGCTCGGCCGCATCTCACAGCCCATGGACGCGAACTGGTGCTCCGCCTCCCGGAACGGCACGCGGATTGGAATGATGCTTGGCGTGTCCGCCGGGCCGCCGAGGCGGCCTGAGAGGGGAGGGGGCCTTCAGGCTGATGACCTGGCGCTGATGCCAGGTGTCAGACCCGGAGATACCCCATGGCCACACAACCCCTCGCGCTCACGCTGCCGCTCGATGATCCCGCCCGGACCGCTGCTCAAGGCATAGCCGACCGGCTGTCCGAAGGCCGTTCGGTTGCACGTAACGACCTCCTTGCCGGGATGACCTCCGCCTTCGGTGGCTCGAGCGCGGATGGCTCATGGTCATTGCGCGACGCCTATGATGTGCTCGAACTCGCGCAGATACTCCATCTGAAGAACACAACACTCCCGGCAGATGCGAATGTGCGGCTCGCCCAGCTGATCGCCATGACGGCGGCGCTTCCGACGCACAGCGTGCGTAGCGAAACGCAGGTCGCGTTCCAGCAATTCTCGACACCGGCACCGATCGGCTTCCTTGCCGCCAGGGCAGCCGCGATCACGGCACGCGATATCGTGCTCGAGCCCTCGGCCGGGACCGGGCTCTTGGCCGTACACGGTCATTTTGCCGGCGCTCGCCTTCTCCTCAATGAGATCGATGCCTGGCGCGCGCGTTTGCTGCGTCACGCCTTTCCCGAAGGCAGGCTGAGCACGCATGATGGCGAACTGATCGACGATATGCTCGATCCGCAACTGGTGCCGAGCGTTGTGCTCATCAACCCGCCCTTCTCGCGGAGCCAGGGACGGGGGCGCGACCGCCACGCTGCGCTTCGCCACCTGCGCTCCGCGCTCTTGCGCCTCGCACCAGGCGGGCGCTGCGCCGTCATTCTTCCCGATCGCATCGAGACAGGGGACGCGGATTGGCTGCACGCCACCGCGGGCGTACATCTCCGGCTGCATCTCGGCCTGCCGCCCCATGCTTATGCCAAGCACGGCACCGGGCAAGCGGTTCAGCTCGTTCTCCTCGAAAAGGGCGGGGCAGGGGATTGCGTCCCACGCCAGACCTGTACGACGTTCGGCGCTGCGCTCGCGGCCATCGATGCGATGACGACCCCGTGCGCCCCCACGCCGCAACCGATCTCCCGCCCCAGCGGATTGTTCCGGGGCCTCACGCGGCGGACCCGCCCCGTAAGCTCGCGTGTGGCGGTAACCCTGCCCACGACCCGCGCGGTCGCCTATCACCGTCTCGACGCGCCGGCGCCCGCGGGCGAACCGCAAGGGATTTACCTGCCCTATCGGCCGAGCCGTCTGCTGATTGCCGATGCCCGTGAGCACCCAAGCGCGCTGGTCGAATCGCAGGCAATGGGATCGATTGCCGCACCCCCGGTCGCTTATGAACCCGTGCTGCCGGCCAGGATCTTGGACGACGGCCTGCTCTCGGACGCGCAGCTCGAAACGCTGATCTACGCTGGCGCGGCGTTCGAGCGTGACCTTCCGGGCCGGTTCGTATCTAGCGAGGAGGGGCATTCGCTGTCGCCGGCAGAGGCCGGCAATGCCTATCGGACGGGCTTTTTCCTTGGCGATGGCACGGGCGCCGGCAAGGGGCGGCAGGTGGCGGGCGTCATCCTCGACCAGTGGTTGCGCGGCAACCGCCGCCACCTCTGGATATCCAAGAGCGAGACGCTGATCGAAGACGCGCGGCGCGACTGGTCGGCGCTTGGCGGCTTGCCGCTCGACATCCAGCATCTCAACCAGTGGAAGCTCGGCACCCCGATCGCGCTGGGCGATGGGATCCTCTTCCTGACCTATGCCACCCTGCGCTCCAACCGCGGTGACAGGGGCACGCGGCTGCGCCAGCTGATCGAATGGATGGGTGAGGATTTCAGCGGCGTCATCGTCTTCGACGAGGCGCATGAGATGGCCGGGGTGGCCGGTGGCGAGGGCCGGTTCGGCGCCACGAAAGGGTCGGAACAGGGCATCGCCGGCGTCCGCCTGCAAAATCTCGCTCCGCGCGCCCGGATTCTCTACGCCTCGGCGACGGGCGCCTCGGACGTCAACAACCTCGCTTATGCGACACGCCTCGGATTGTGGGGACCGCACACGGCCTTCGCCGATCGGCGAGCCTTCGTGGAATCGCTGCGCCGCGGCGGCATCGCGGCCATGGAGCTGATCGCCCGCGACCTCAAGGCGCAGGGCCTCTACGTCGCGCGGGCGCTCAGCTTCGCTGGCGTTGAATATGACATCCTCGAGCATCGGCTCAGCGAAGAACAGATCGCCGTCTACAATGCCTATGCCGATGCCTGGGAGATCTTATGGCGAGCTGCGCATAAGATCGCTTATCGCGAGGAAGCGGTAATGCGGAGGAGCGCGGCGTAACCGGCGAATTCCCATGATAGTGTGCGCAGTTGCTGCGCATTATATTGGTTGCGAACCTCGGCGGTCCCTGGACCAGCTGAGGAGGCAATCATGTTGAAGTTGCATGACGAGTTGATCACCGAACTCTCGAATTCGCTCACCACACAGAATTACAATCCCGTGGTCGTGGCGAACCACCGTCTCTACGCCCGCGCGTTTCTCGATTATCTGGCCGAGTGCGATATACAGGTCGAGACTGTGACGCCGCAGCAGGTCGATCAGTATTTTGGCTATGCGGTTCAGGATTTTGAGATCCAGTACGGTCGGCCTCCCAGTGCGCGTTGGCACATGTTGCCCCGCACCGCGATCGCCAAGCTCCTCCGGCTTGCTCAAGGCAATTGGCCCCCGGACGCAGAAATGATCGGTCCCGATGACGAGCATCGACATGAAATTTGCCGCGAATACGAGGCATGGCTGCGCGAGGAGCGCGGTTTGGCAAGCGCGTCCATTGCGGCGCTGATGTGGGAGGCGCGAAACTTCCTGCGATGGCAGTTCGACCGGGCCGGTGCCGCCAGCCTCGAAACGTTGAGCATCGTGGACATCGATCTCTACATGGACATGCGCGCGCCTGGTTTACGGCGCAAATCATTGGCCGATGTCGCTGAGCGTCTCCGTTCGGTGGTTCGCCATCTGCATCGGACGGGTCGCATCCCGACCGATCTGACGCCACACATCATCGGCCCCATGCTCTATGCCTACGAAGATGTGCCGTCGACGCTGGAAAGGAGCCAAATCGCCGCGGTTCTGGCGACAACGCAGGAGGACAGATCGCCACGCGGACTACGCGATTATGCGATACTTCAGCTGCTTGCCACGTATGGGCTGCGCGAAGGTGAGATATGCCGCCTTCGGCTCGATGACGTGGACTGGCGCGCAGAATCCCTCCGGATCTGCCACACCAAGACCAACGCGTACTCGTACATGCCGCTAATGGTGACTGTTGGTGAAGCGCTGCTGGATTATCTGCGCCTTGGGCGGCCCCAGGTTGAAGTGCGGGAAATCTTCGTCCGATCCTGCGCACCCTATATCGCAATGACGAACCTGTACGGCATGATCCGCGGTCGGTTGGCCGCCGCAGGCGTAGTGCCAGCAGGAAAGCGGGGGCCGCATGTCTTCCGCCACGCACGTGCGGTCGAAATGCTGCGGGCATCGGTCCCGCAAAAGATCATCGGCGACGTGCTCGGGCATCGATCCACCGAATCCACCAATACTTATCTCAAACTGGCAACAGATGATCTCCGAGCCGTGGCACTCGAGGTGCCTGGAATGGAGGTGCTGTCATGAGCGCCTGGCACGATCCCGATCGCACCGTCGTCGA of the Sphingobium sp. WTD-1 genome contains:
- a CDS encoding toprim domain-containing protein; the protein is MRLGERAILFHCFAGCDTRDVLTALRRRKLHDAVPLTMPRPKAMADHRALALRLWKASQPIAGSPAADYLAARGLAPPYPRCLRYNPRTIVGAGDQRRFFPAMIAAVENDLGVVAVQRTCLDLADILHKPLSKPKIALGLLGNAAIRLAPAGEELGLAEGIEDALSAMAWFGTPTWALGGVERLGLVAIPERVKRIIVYGDRGAAAAAMLKKARPHLTAHGRELVLRLPERHADWNDAWRVRRAAEAA
- a CDS encoding site-specific integrase; translated protein: MLKLHDELITELSNSLTTQNYNPVVVANHRLYARAFLDYLAECDIQVETVTPQQVDQYFGYAVQDFEIQYGRPPSARWHMLPRTAIAKLLRLAQGNWPPDAEMIGPDDEHRHEICREYEAWLREERGLASASIAALMWEARNFLRWQFDRAGAASLETLSIVDIDLYMDMRAPGLRRKSLADVAERLRSVVRHLHRTGRIPTDLTPHIIGPMLYAYEDVPSTLERSQIAAVLATTQEDRSPRGLRDYAILQLLATYGLREGEICRLRLDDVDWRAESLRICHTKTNAYSYMPLMVTVGEALLDYLRLGRPQVEVREIFVRSCAPYIAMTNLYGMIRGRLAAAGVVPAGKRGPHVFRHARAVEMLRASVPQKIIGDVLGHRSTESTNTYLKLATDDLRAVALEVPGMEVLS
- a CDS encoding single-stranded DNA-binding protein, encoding MINFAKFEIIGRIGEIDARPKVTLLSVCANYRRKGDDDEWQEDSHWNRVSVFSEVQRKHIADRAQVGDLVRIAGRLKDSSYERDGVTHYTTDRIVEEFGILAAKGMPG
- a CDS encoding strawberry notch-like NTP hydrolase domain-containing protein, producing MATQPLALTLPLDDPARTAAQGIADRLSEGRSVARNDLLAGMTSAFGGSSADGSWSLRDAYDVLELAQILHLKNTTLPADANVRLAQLIAMTAALPTHSVRSETQVAFQQFSTPAPIGFLAARAAAITARDIVLEPSAGTGLLAVHGHFAGARLLLNEIDAWRARLLRHAFPEGRLSTHDGELIDDMLDPQLVPSVVLINPPFSRSQGRGRDRHAALRHLRSALLRLAPGGRCAVILPDRIETGDADWLHATAGVHLRLHLGLPPHAYAKHGTGQAVQLVLLEKGGAGDCVPRQTCTTFGAALAAIDAMTTPCAPTPQPISRPSGLFRGLTRRTRPVSSRVAVTLPTTRAVAYHRLDAPAPAGEPQGIYLPYRPSRLLIADAREHPSALVESQAMGSIAAPPVAYEPVLPARILDDGLLSDAQLETLIYAGAAFERDLPGRFVSSEEGHSLSPAEAGNAYRTGFFLGDGTGAGKGRQVAGVILDQWLRGNRRHLWISKSETLIEDARRDWSALGGLPLDIQHLNQWKLGTPIALGDGILFLTYATLRSNRGDRGTRLRQLIEWMGEDFSGVIVFDEAHEMAGVAGGEGRFGATKGSEQGIAGVRLQNLAPRARILYASATGASDVNNLAYATRLGLWGPHTAFADRRAFVESLRRGGIAAMELIARDLKAQGLYVARALSFAGVEYDILEHRLSEEQIAVYNAYADAWEILWRAAHKIAYREEAVMRRSAA